Below is a genomic region from Bradyrhizobium sp. 1(2017).
AACGGTGGCTTGAGCGCTGCCTTCGCGCGAAGCTTGCGACGGCGCAGGCCCCGGCGGCAGCAAGGGCGACAGGCTCGCGGACGGGCTGTCGGCATTCGGCGCCACGCTTCCGCCGGCATCCTCCACCCCGGCACGGCGCGCCTGCAGTTCACCCTGAACGGTGACGGACGCATCGCGCGCGGACGCATTCGGCTTCGGCTCGCTCTCGATGATGCGATCCGCGTCCTTGGCGGCCTGCGGCGCCAGCCTCCAATAGCTGGGATCGAACGGATCACGATAGGCGTCGCCGCCCTTGAGACCGTCCTCTTCGGCAGACGTCAGCGCGCCGGAGCGCCGCTGGCCCGAGGCCTGGTTCGCGCTATTGGCGATCTCGGCAAGCGTCGCATAGGGATCGCGGAACAGGACCTTCTCTTCGAAGGAGGCGGGCTTCTCGGCAGTCGGGGAATCGCCGCGACGCTCTTCGTTGGGCCCGGCCGGCTGACGCTTGCCATCCTGGCCTTCGAACGACGACGGCTCTTTCTTCGAGAGATCCTTCAGACCCTTCGGAGCAGGTGCGTTCTCCGCGAGCTTGATCGGATTGAAATAGCTCGCAACCACCTGCTTCTGGTCCTGGTTGAGTGCGTTGAGCAGCCACATGACCAGGAAGAACGCCATCATCGCGGTCATGAAATCCGCATAGGCGATCTTCCAGACGCCACCATGATGCGGCTCTTCGGCGAAGGCGCTCCGCCGACGGATGATCACGAGCTCTGGCTTGACCTCATTCATGGCGAACTACCGACGCGCCTCTTTCAGGCGTTCACTCCATGCCGAGATCTGTGTCTCGATCACGGTCTGGTCGGCCACGGCGCGGACCTCGAAAGTGTCGGCAGTCTCGTACGCGACGCCCGTTCGCCGGGTCTTATCGAGCTGCACTTTCACCAGGTCCAGCAGCTCGCTCGGACCTGTGACCTTGAACGCCGGCGTCGGCGAATTGATGGTCAGCGCCCCGATCTGCTCGACCAGCGACCCGATCGCCTTGTCGCGGACCGCCTCGTTGAGGAACGGCAGCAATATCCGCGCGACGGAGCTCGCGATATTGGTCTCGATCTCGCGGCAGGCCGCCTCGAAACCGTTGACGATCGTCGCCGCCTGCTGATCGGACCATTTCGCCCGCTCCTCGCCGAGCCGGATCGCGCTGCGGACGCGTTCCTCCGCAAGCCTGGCGTCGCCTTCCGCGATACCGGCCGCGTGGCCGCGCCGATAGGCATCGTCGAGCAGATTGACTGGCGGGGCTTCCGGCGCCGGAGACGGCGGCTGAAGCTGCGGCCGCTGATGGGCCTGCGGCTGAGGTTGCGGTTCATGCCGAACCTCCTTCGGCTTCGTCAGCACGTCCTGGATCTTGGCCGGCGGAGGCGACGGCGACTTGGCGCGACCATTCGCGTCGAACTGCGTCAGGAGTTTTCCGATTGCCGCGTTCATGCCGCCTCCTCGCGTCGCATCCAGTCTTTAAGGATCGCTGCCGCCTGCGCCTGATCGAGCCGGACGATCTGCTCCAGCCGCTTCTGTGGCGTTCGCTGCATCTTTCCTTCGAGGTCTTCGACGAGGTTGAGCTCGGCCTCCTCGCTGTCCGGCAGCGCAAGGGCCGCCGCGGCTTCGAGCTCGGCGACCTCGGCCGCTTCGGCCTGCTCCTGCTGCGCGCGATGGGTCAGAATGCCGTTGACCGCGGGCCGGAGCCCGAACCAGACCAGCATCGAGGCAACGGCGAGGATGGTCACCGCGTTGATGACGCTACCGAGCTGCTTGTTGACCATTTCGACGAAGCTGATCGGCGGCACCGGCGCCAGCTCGCGCGAGCCTTCGATGAAGTCGACCGCCGTGACCTGGATCTGGTCGCCGCGCGTCTTGTCCAGCCCGCCTGCGGTGGCCGCGAGCTGGCTGATCTCGGCAAGCTTGCTGTCGACGATGGCCTGGTTGGTCTTGTCGCCGAGATCGGCGACGAGACGGGCGCGGTTGACCAGGACGGCAATGAAGAGCTTCTTGACCGAATAGCCGTCGCTCACCGTCGTTGTGGTCTTGGACGACACCTCGAAATTGGTGACGTCCTCGCGGCGGGACTTGTCCTCGCTGGAATTCTTGCCGCCGCCTGCATTCACCTGCTGGTCGGGAAGGTTCTGCTGGACGGTGGTGGGCGTCGAGCGGTCCGCATTCTGCGAGGATTCCTTCTCGCGCACGTTTCGCACCGAACGCTCGGCGCGGCTCTCGGGATCGTAGACGGTCTCGTTGATCTGCCGCTTGTCGGTGGAGAGCTGCGGCGCGACGCTCACCTCGAAATTGTCGAGGCCCAGATACGGCGTCAGCGCCTTGCGGATATTCTCCTGCACCATGCCGCCGACCGTCTTCTGCAGGCTCGCCATTTTGGTCGGCGCGGCGCTGGCCTCGTCCTCTTCGGCCAGCAGCATCGAGCCGTCGGCGTCCAGCACCGTCACCTTGTCGCGGTTCATGCCGGGAATGGCGGCGGCGACGAGATGGCGGATCGACTGCGCCGTGCGCGCCTCGATCGCACCGTCGGTGCGCAGCACGACCGATGCCGAGGGCGGCTGCTGCGTCGCGCGGAACGAGCCGCGTACGGGCATGACGATATGAACCCGTGCGGCCTTGACGCCCTTCATCAGCTGCACCGTACGTGCGATCTCGCCCTCCAGCGCCCGCAGCTTGGTGACTTCCTGCATGAACGAGGTGAGGCCGAGCGAGCCGATCTTGTCGAACAGCTCGTAGCCGGAATTGGCGCTGGTCGGCAGTCCCTTCTCGGCAAGCAGCATCCGCGCCTGCATGGTCTGGCTCGGGCGCACCGAGATAGCGTCGCCGGCCGGATTGACGTCGAAGGTGATGTTCTGCTCGCGCAGCGCGGCGCCCATGCGCGTCACGTCTTCACGGGTGAGGCCGGTATAGAGCGTCTCGAACTCGGGACGGCTCAGGTAATAGGCGCCGCCGACGACGGTGACGAGAACGGCAAACCCGATCAACCCCAAGGCCATCAGGCGTCGCGGCCCGAGCTCCAGCAGATTGTTGAGCAGTTGCTGTATCTGCGCGCGACTGAGCATATGACCTCGTGGCAATGCGAACGTAGGCGACACTCCGCTGCCAACCTTGTCTGAAGGTTGCGCGAGGACGCGAGCTCGCCGGTTCGCGGACGAGGCGTTGCAATTTTACAAGAGTTGCAGTGACGCGATCGATGCCGGCAACGGACAGCCGGAAGATGGCCGCTCGAACGGCCGCGACATATCGCGTCTGACGTCGGGAGGTCGATGTACCGGCACGCCTGGCGCCCTCATGCCCGCCGTTCACGGCGGTGACCGTGCTCCCCGGGGAGCACGGTCGACTTCGAAAGCGCCGCTTAGCCGCGGAACAGCGACAGGATGCTCTGGCTGTTCTGGTTGGCGATCGAGAGCGCCTGCACGCCGAGCTGCTGCTGGGTCTGGAGCGCCTGGAGGCGGGTCGATTCCGCGTTCATGTCGGCGTCGACGAGCTGACCGATACCGCGATCAACCGAATCCATCAGCGACTTCACGAACTCCGTGTTGTTCGAGATGCGGTTCTTGATGGCACCGAGGTTCGCGGCGGACTGGCTGACCGTGTTGAGCGCCGCGGTGACCTGGGCGATGTAGCCATCGAGCGTGGTCTGGTCGGCCGTCGAATCGGTCAGCGCGCCGATGTTGATGGTGTCGACCGACGCACTGCCGCTCACCGTGTCCAGGATGCCGCCCGTGGTCGCAGTGTAGAGCGAGTAGTTGGCGACCGTCACCGTGATGGTGTTGATCGTCGGCGTGCCGCCGACGCGCGAGAACGACGACACCAGGTTGACCGTCGCCGGGGTGGTGGCGTTGGTGCTGAGCCAGTTCACGCCGTTGAACGTCGCCGCGTTGGCCACGTTCTTCATGTCCTGCTGGATCTGGGTGATTTCGGCCTGGATCTTGGTGCGGTCGATGCCGGCGGTCTTGGCTTCGACCAGCAGCGCCTGGAGCTTGGTGAGGCCGGAGTTGCTGTCGCCGATGACCTTGTTCAGAGCGGTGTACTCGGTATCGACGGTCGCAGCCGACAGACCGAGCGAGTCGGACACCGCGGAGAGCGCGGCGTTGTCGGCGCGCATCGAGGTCGCGATCGACCAATAGGCCGAGTTGTCCGAAGCGGTCGCGACACGCTGGCCGGTCGAGATCCGGTTTTCGGTGGTCTGCAGGCTGGCGCTGACATTCCGGAGGGTCTGGAGCGCAGTCATTGCAGCGGAGTTGGTAAGCAGGCTGGAAGCCATCTTCGATGTCCCTTTGAAAGCAGATTGGATTTGGGGACATACCGGGCTTGCACCGGTACGACAGGGCGGCATCATGCCTTTGGGCTGCGGAAATGCGCGTGAGCCCAATCGGTCGTAGCGGCAAGACTAGCCAGCGAAGCTTGTGTGGGGCTTGTGGCGTCGTGATCCGACTGCAACAGCACGGCCGGAATCGTGGCGCGAGCGACGTCGCGCAAAACGAAGGGGCCGCGCTTCGCGAGAAGCGCGGCCCTGCCGGGACTGTCTTGCGAC
It encodes:
- a CDS encoding MotB family protein, producing the protein MNEVKPELVIIRRRSAFAEEPHHGGVWKIAYADFMTAMMAFFLVMWLLNALNQDQKQVVASYFNPIKLAENAPAPKGLKDLSKKEPSSFEGQDGKRQPAGPNEERRGDSPTAEKPASFEEKVLFRDPYATLAEIANSANQASGQRRSGALTSAEEDGLKGGDAYRDPFDPSYWRLAPQAAKDADRIIESEPKPNASARDASVTVQGELQARRAGVEDAGGSVAPNADSPSASLSPLLPPGPAPSQASREGSAQATVQANSAARLNNTTKEPEPRDAAQARQPTVKQLQSAIADALSEVKAGAGPVAEVRQVEDGLLVSLTDDASFGMFAVGSAEPRPELIGVIDKIGPLLTKRPGVIIVRGHTDNRPYKSENYDNWRLSTARAQMAYYMLVRSGVDAQRIEHVEGYADRRPKLPNDPAAAQNRRIEILIREKRP
- the fliF gene encoding flagellar basal-body MS-ring/collar protein FliF produces the protein MLSRAQIQQLLNNLLELGPRRLMALGLIGFAVLVTVVGGAYYLSRPEFETLYTGLTREDVTRMGAALREQNITFDVNPAGDAISVRPSQTMQARMLLAEKGLPTSANSGYELFDKIGSLGLTSFMQEVTKLRALEGEIARTVQLMKGVKAARVHIVMPVRGSFRATQQPPSASVVLRTDGAIEARTAQSIRHLVAAAIPGMNRDKVTVLDADGSMLLAEEDEASAAPTKMASLQKTVGGMVQENIRKALTPYLGLDNFEVSVAPQLSTDKRQINETVYDPESRAERSVRNVREKESSQNADRSTPTTVQQNLPDQQVNAGGGKNSSEDKSRREDVTNFEVSSKTTTTVSDGYSVKKLFIAVLVNRARLVADLGDKTNQAIVDSKLAEISQLAATAGGLDKTRGDQIQVTAVDFIEGSRELAPVPPISFVEMVNKQLGSVINAVTILAVASMLVWFGLRPAVNGILTHRAQQEQAEAAEVAELEAAAALALPDSEEAELNLVEDLEGKMQRTPQKRLEQIVRLDQAQAAAILKDWMRREEAA
- a CDS encoding flagellin gives rise to the protein MASSLLTNSAAMTALQTLRNVSASLQTTENRISTGQRVATASDNSAYWSIATSMRADNAALSAVSDSLGLSAATVDTEYTALNKVIGDSNSGLTKLQALLVEAKTAGIDRTKIQAEITQIQQDMKNVANAATFNGVNWLSTNATTPATVNLVSSFSRVGGTPTINTITVTVANYSLYTATTGGILDTVSGSASVDTINIGALTDSTADQTTLDGYIAQVTAALNTVSQSAANLGAIKNRISNNTEFVKSLMDSVDRGIGQLVDADMNAESTRLQALQTQQQLGVQALSIANQNSQSILSLFRG